The Bubalus bubalis isolate 160015118507 breed Murrah chromosome 18, NDDB_SH_1, whole genome shotgun sequence genome contains a region encoding:
- the LOC112580317 gene encoding phospholipase A2 inhibitor and Ly6/PLAUR domain-containing protein-like isoform X2 gives MKPSMKPETFLLASTLLCTLLGLGYPLSCEVCVGDSPNCRGKLQTCAPDEDSCIVVQTETNRKATLAVTSYKGCAKSSQCESGFFGITMNPENYMGSKRRCCQKDGCNQDPLPAFVRNHTENGLRCPSCIAAFTETCTATAEALCVGEETHCVAVSGLVRPGDKFAVQGCGTKTACHTKPGTLVPSGARLFTINKTSCL, from the exons atgaAGCCTTCCATGAAACCTGAGACCTTCCTGCTGGCCTCCACGCTGCTCTGCACCCTCCTGGGTCTGG GGTACCCACTGAGCTGTGAGGTGTGTGTCGGTGACAGTCCCAATTGCAGAGGAAAACTGCAGACTTGCGCCCCAGATGAGGACTCCTGCATAGTTGTCCAGACTGAGACCAACAGAA AGGCCACCTTGGCGGTGACCAGCTACAAGGGGTGTGCGAAATCCAGCCAGTGTGAGTCCGGATTCTTCGGCATCACCATGAACCCTGAGAACTACATGGGCTCCAAGAGGCGCTGCTGCCAGAAGGATGGCTGCAACCAGGACCCCCTGCCCG CGTTCGTGAGAAACCATACAGAGAATGGCCTTCGGTGTCCTTCCTGCATCGCTGCCTTTACGGAAACATGCACTGCGACTGCGGAAGCGCTCTGCGTTGGCGAGGAAACCCACTGTGTCGCCGTGTCTGGCCTCGTGCGGCCTG GTGACAAATTTGCCGTCCAGGGCTGTGGTACCAAGACCGCCTGCCACACCAAGCCCGGGACCCTGGTGCCCTCAGGCGCTCGTTTGTTCACCATCAACAAGACCAGCTGTCTTTGA
- the LOC112580317 gene encoding phospholipase A2 inhibitor and Ly6/PLAUR domain-containing protein-like isoform X1, which produces MKPSMKPETFLLASTLLCTLLGLGYPLSCEVCVGDSPNCRGKLQTCAPDEDSCIVVQTETNRKATLAVTSYKGCAKSSQCESGFFGITMNPENYMGSKRRCCQKDGCNQDPLPAFVRNHTENGLRCPSCIAAFTETCTATAEALCVGEETHCVAVSGLVRPAGDKFAVQGCGTKTACHTKPGTLVPSGARLFTINKTSCL; this is translated from the exons atgaAGCCTTCCATGAAACCTGAGACCTTCCTGCTGGCCTCCACGCTGCTCTGCACCCTCCTGGGTCTGG GGTACCCACTGAGCTGTGAGGTGTGTGTCGGTGACAGTCCCAATTGCAGAGGAAAACTGCAGACTTGCGCCCCAGATGAGGACTCCTGCATAGTTGTCCAGACTGAGACCAACAGAA AGGCCACCTTGGCGGTGACCAGCTACAAGGGGTGTGCGAAATCCAGCCAGTGTGAGTCCGGATTCTTCGGCATCACCATGAACCCTGAGAACTACATGGGCTCCAAGAGGCGCTGCTGCCAGAAGGATGGCTGCAACCAGGACCCCCTGCCCG CGTTCGTGAGAAACCATACAGAGAATGGCCTTCGGTGTCCTTCCTGCATCGCTGCCTTTACGGAAACATGCACTGCGACTGCGGAAGCGCTCTGCGTTGGCGAGGAAACCCACTGTGTCGCCGTGTCTGGCCTCGTGCGGCCTG CAGGTGACAAATTTGCCGTCCAGGGCTGTGGTACCAAGACCGCCTGCCACACCAAGCCCGGGACCCTGGTGCCCTCAGGCGCTCGTTTGTTCACCATCAACAAGACCAGCTGTCTTTGA
- the LOC123464559 gene encoding phospholipase A2 inhibitor and Ly6/PLAUR domain-containing protein-like isoform X1 has product MKPSMKPETFLLATTLLCTLLGLGYPLSCEVCVGDSPNCRGKLQTCAPDEDSCIVVVTETNRKASLAVTSYKGCAKSSQCESGLFSFTVNHENYMGSKRRCCQKDGCNQDPLPAFVRNHTENGLRCPSCIAAFTETCTATAEALCVGEETHCVAVSGLVRPVGIKFAARGCGMKTACHTKPGTLVPSGARLFTIKKTSCL; this is encoded by the exons ATGAAGCCTTCCATGAAACCCGAGACCTTCTTGCTGGCCACCACGCTGCTCTGCACCCTCCTGGGTCTGG GGTACCCACTGAGCTGTGAGGTGTGTGTTGGTGACAGTCCCAATTGCAGAGGAAAACTGCAGACTTGCGCCCCGGATGAGGACTCCTGCATAGTTGTTGTGACTGAGACCAACAGAA AGGCCTCCTTGGCGGTGACCAGCTACAAGGGGTGTGCGAAATCCAGCCAGTGTGAATCAGGACTCTTCAGCTTCACTGTGAACCATGAGAACTACATGGGCTCCAAGAGGCGCTGCTGCCAGAAGGATGGCTGCAACCAGGACCCCCTGCCCG CGTTCGTGAGAAACCATACAGAGAATGGCCTTCGGTGTCCTTCCTGCATCGCTGCCTTTACGGAAACATGCACTGCGACTGCGGAAGCGCTCTGCGTTGGCGAGGAAACCCACTGTGTCGCCGTGTCTGGCCTCGTGCGGCCTG TAGGTATCAAATTTGCTGCCCGGGGCTGTGGTATGAAGACCGCCTGCCACACCAAGCCCGGGACCCTGGTGCCCTCAGGCGCTCGTTTGTTCACCATCAAGAAGACCAGCTGTCTTTGA
- the LOC123464559 gene encoding phospholipase A2 inhibitor and Ly6/PLAUR domain-containing protein-like isoform X2: MKPSMKPETFLLATTLLCTLLGLGYPLSCEVCVGDSPNCRGKLQTCAPDEDSCIVVVTETNRKASLAVTSYKGCAKSSQCESGLFSFTVNHENYMGSKRRCCQKDGCNQDPLPAFVRNHTENGLRCPSCIAAFTETCTATAEALCVGEETHCVAVSGLVRPGIKFAARGCGMKTACHTKPGTLVPSGARLFTIKKTSCL, from the exons ATGAAGCCTTCCATGAAACCCGAGACCTTCTTGCTGGCCACCACGCTGCTCTGCACCCTCCTGGGTCTGG GGTACCCACTGAGCTGTGAGGTGTGTGTTGGTGACAGTCCCAATTGCAGAGGAAAACTGCAGACTTGCGCCCCGGATGAGGACTCCTGCATAGTTGTTGTGACTGAGACCAACAGAA AGGCCTCCTTGGCGGTGACCAGCTACAAGGGGTGTGCGAAATCCAGCCAGTGTGAATCAGGACTCTTCAGCTTCACTGTGAACCATGAGAACTACATGGGCTCCAAGAGGCGCTGCTGCCAGAAGGATGGCTGCAACCAGGACCCCCTGCCCG CGTTCGTGAGAAACCATACAGAGAATGGCCTTCGGTGTCCTTCCTGCATCGCTGCCTTTACGGAAACATGCACTGCGACTGCGGAAGCGCTCTGCGTTGGCGAGGAAACCCACTGTGTCGCCGTGTCTGGCCTCGTGCGGCCTG GTATCAAATTTGCTGCCCGGGGCTGTGGTATGAAGACCGCCTGCCACACCAAGCCCGGGACCCTGGTGCCCTCAGGCGCTCGTTTGTTCACCATCAAGAAGACCAGCTGTCTTTGA